The Shewanella zhangzhouensis genome has a window encoding:
- a CDS encoding IS3 family transposase (programmed frameshift): MKKRYTEEQIIKAIKQHEAGAKVDDICREMGISTGTFYNWRSKYAGLEVNEAKRLRELETENNKLKKMLADKMLEVEAMKDVLFKKVVTPAAKKPVAQHLIEGFSLSERVACKLAGLSRTAFRYQSRTTPDTGLRQRLKALATQYPRYGYLMLHGLLRGEGWVQNRKRTYRLYTEEGLQVRTKKRKKLTRPRQPMEVPTAPNQRWSMDFVSDQLSSGRRFRVLNVVDDYSREMVGQLVSVAISGRQVARFLDQLMEERGKPNKVTCDNRTEFTSKAMFFWSKETGITLGLIQPGKPTQNAFVESLNGKFRKECLNQHWFRTLDEARFEIELWREHYNHVRPHSSLNYMPPVEYAKQAA, translated from the exons ATGAAGAAACGCTACACCGAAGAACAAATCATTAAGGCCATCAAACAGCATGAGGCAGGGGCAAAGGTCGATGACATTTGCCGAGAGATGGGCATATCCACGGGCACATTCTACAACTGGCGCAGCAAGTATGCGGGGCTGGAAGTAAATGAAGCGAAGCGGCTGAGAGAGTTGGAGACCGAGAACAACAAGCTCAAAAAGATGTTGGCCGACAAGATGCTGGAAGTCGAAGCGATGAAGGATGTGCTGT TCAAAAAAGTGGTAACGCCAGCGGCCAAAAAGCCTGTTGCTCAACACTTGATTGAAGGTTTCAGTCTCAGTGAGCGTGTGGCCTGTAAGCTGGCAGGGCTGAGCCGGACTGCGTTTCGCTATCAGTCCAGAACTACGCCAGACACAGGGCTCAGACAGCGGCTAAAGGCGCTGGCGACGCAATACCCCCGCTATGGGTATCTAATGTTGCATGGTTTGCTCAGAGGCGAAGGCTGGGTCCAGAACCGTAAACGTACCTATCGGCTCTACACCGAGGAAGGCTTGCAGGTCAGGACAAAGAAGCGCAAGAAACTGACCCGGCCAAGGCAGCCTATGGAAGTGCCGACTGCACCGAATCAACGTTGGTCTATGGACTTTGTATCAGACCAACTCAGCAGTGGTCGGCGCTTTCGGGTACTGAATGTCGTGGATGATTATTCTCGGGAAATGGTCGGGCAATTAGTCTCAGTGGCCATCAGTGGCAGACAGGTAGCCAGATTCTTGGACCAATTGATGGAAGAGCGCGGTAAGCCCAACAAGGTTACCTGCGACAATAGGACAGAATTTACCAGCAAGGCGATGTTCTTCTGGAGCAAGGAAACGGGTATCACACTGGGCCTTATCCAGCCAGGAAAGCCGACGCAAAACGCCTTTGTGGAAAGCCTGAATGGCAAATTCAGGAAAGAATGCCTGAACCAGCACTGGTTCAGAACGTTAGACGAAGCCAGATTCGAAATCGAACTATGGCGTGAACACTACAACCATGTTCGCCCACATAGTTCACTGAACTATATGCCACCTGTTGAGTATGCCAAGCAGGCAGCATAA